In Halogeometricum sp. S1BR25-6, a single genomic region encodes these proteins:
- a CDS encoding stage II sporulation protein M, with the protein MNVSTALRAGVRMLSEYSASVLPVYLLATGLVGVARVPMVLTLLAAFALVSLDGRLGRVLDIAGEIDVGAMEGGGIEGGTVGPDAIPPELGDAVVNLFSSEVLALFGLGLLGSLLLSFVVSPIASAASVHGVFGPLRSDDAVRSALLGARDDWLSFLGVQLLLLAALAASVVPFALFGLLGVTLFHGAGVAGILGILAGALLSGLLALAVLLLFAFAEQAVVVDGLGAVAAVRRSAGFPFRRPTDFVGYVAVALGALILTGGVALVASVGGAARVSSLLGAVLVPPVLDGFKTALYAERDLPRRETPPMGDRFRAAYGGGLRALGGFVREHPLANAVSAVCFAGGLAGGWAATSPYVVEVPIEGEIAAVFGSFPLATFVNLAVNNWLVAADAAYGGVAFGVSSVTSLVFNGLIVGALGGVFDSGLFAALVVPHGIIEVPALVFGGGVGVWLGGVGLRVARGRTGADGLAAAVRRAYRVLLGLVPLFVVAAFVEAFLTPRIASLLVG; encoded by the coding sequence GTGAACGTCTCCACGGCCCTCCGCGCCGGCGTTCGGATGCTCTCGGAGTACTCCGCGTCGGTCCTGCCGGTGTACCTCCTCGCGACCGGTCTGGTCGGCGTCGCTCGCGTCCCGATGGTGCTCACCCTCCTCGCCGCCTTTGCCCTCGTCTCGCTCGACGGCCGCCTCGGCCGGGTGCTCGATATCGCCGGCGAGATAGACGTCGGAGCGATGGAGGGCGGCGGAATCGAGGGCGGGACGGTCGGTCCGGACGCGATTCCCCCCGAACTCGGCGACGCCGTCGTGAACCTCTTTTCGTCGGAGGTGCTGGCGCTGTTCGGCCTCGGTCTGCTGGGGTCGCTCCTCCTCTCGTTCGTCGTCTCGCCGATAGCGAGCGCCGCGAGCGTCCACGGCGTCTTCGGACCGCTCCGCAGCGACGACGCCGTCCGCTCGGCCCTCCTCGGCGCCCGCGACGACTGGCTCAGCTTCCTCGGGGTTCAGCTCCTGCTCCTCGCCGCGCTGGCGGCGTCCGTCGTTCCGTTCGCCCTCTTCGGCCTGCTCGGCGTCACACTCTTTCACGGCGCCGGCGTCGCCGGCATCCTCGGGATACTCGCCGGCGCTCTGCTGTCGGGGCTGCTGGCGCTCGCCGTCCTCCTGCTGTTCGCCTTCGCGGAGCAGGCCGTCGTCGTCGACGGTCTGGGGGCGGTCGCGGCGGTCCGTCGGAGCGCGGGGTTCCCGTTCCGCCGTCCGACCGACTTCGTCGGCTACGTCGCCGTCGCCCTCGGCGCGCTCATCCTGACGGGCGGCGTCGCGCTCGTCGCGTCGGTCGGCGGCGCGGCGCGGGTGAGTTCGCTCCTCGGCGCCGTCCTCGTGCCGCCGGTGCTCGACGGCTTCAAGACCGCGCTGTACGCCGAGCGTGACCTGCCGCGGCGGGAGACGCCGCCGATGGGCGACCGGTTCCGCGCGGCCTACGGCGGCGGTCTGCGAGCGCTGGGCGGGTTCGTCCGCGAGCACCCGCTGGCGAACGCCGTCTCGGCCGTCTGCTTCGCCGGCGGCCTGGCGGGCGGGTGGGCCGCCACGTCGCCGTACGTCGTCGAAGTTCCGATAGAGGGGGAGATAGCCGCGGTGTTCGGGTCGTTCCCGCTCGCGACGTTCGTCAACCTCGCGGTGAACAACTGGCTCGTCGCGGCGGACGCGGCGTACGGCGGCGTCGCCTTCGGCGTCTCTTCGGTTACGAGCCTCGTCTTCAACGGCCTCATCGTCGGTGCGCTCGGCGGGGTATTCGACTCGGGGCTGTTCGCCGCGCTCGTCGTCCCGCACGGTATCATCGAGGTGCCGGCGCTCGTCTTCGGCGGCGGCGTCGGCGTCTGGTTGGGCGGCGTCGGTCTCCGCGTCGCCCGCGGCCGGACGGGCGCCGACGGCCTCGCGGCGGCGGTTCGCCGCGCCTACCGCGTGCTCCTCGGTCTCGTTCCGCTGTTCGTCGTCGCCGCGTTCGTCGAGGCGTTCCTCACGCCTCGAATCGCGTCGCTGCTGGTCGGGTAG
- a CDS encoding transcription antitermination protein → MNGDDLADRLRDDHETAFSRLGSSKALYALTGGEMEAASVRAAAAADQHAVADLLDDWAMAEHGDAAPVFADLAEETRDHAESLEPDGYEPRDDPDLYDRLAFEDETPGRVGGLVGRYLVVSEYVGQMVGFFIGDADPKAADEFRTLRSAVEDERDRVIDLLDEVCEGDDDWDAAGEAADAVVEAAYEDYVETLESMGVKPKNVC, encoded by the coding sequence ATGAACGGAGACGACCTCGCAGACCGACTCCGCGACGACCACGAGACGGCGTTCTCCCGCCTCGGTTCCTCGAAGGCGCTGTACGCGTTGACCGGCGGCGAGATGGAGGCCGCGTCGGTCCGCGCCGCCGCGGCGGCCGACCAGCACGCCGTCGCCGACCTGCTCGACGATTGGGCGATGGCCGAACACGGCGACGCCGCGCCCGTCTTCGCGGACCTCGCCGAAGAGACGCGCGACCACGCCGAGTCGCTCGAACCCGACGGCTACGAACCCCGCGACGACCCCGACCTGTACGACCGCCTCGCGTTCGAGGACGAGACGCCGGGCCGCGTCGGCGGTCTCGTGGGGCGCTACCTCGTCGTCTCCGAGTACGTCGGGCAGATGGTCGGCTTCTTCATCGGCGACGCCGACCCGAAGGCGGCCGACGAGTTCCGCACGCTCCGTTCGGCCGTCGAGGACGAACGCGACCGAGTTATCGACCTCTTGGACGAGGTGTGTGAGGGCGACGACGACTGGGATGCCGCGGGTGAGGCGGCCGACGCCGTCGTCGAGGCGGCCTACGAGGACTACGTCGAAACCTTAGAATCGATGGGCGTGAAGCCGAAGAACGTCTGTTAA
- a CDS encoding DUF7553 family protein, translating into MVDELTAASEELRSAAEMADGETSERLTEQADALAELAESEPDHGRLDRHMNILAEIASETDGEVSDRTTAARDHVFEYRKGVEGV; encoded by the coding sequence ATGGTAGACGAACTCACAGCGGCGAGCGAGGAACTCCGGTCGGCCGCGGAGATGGCCGACGGCGAGACGAGCGAGCGACTCACCGAACAGGCCGACGCGCTGGCCGAACTCGCCGAGTCGGAACCGGACCACGGCCGACTCGACCGGCATATGAATATCCTCGCGGAGATAGCGAGCGAGACGGACGGCGAGGTGAGCGACCGGACGACGGCCGCCCGCGACCACGTCTTCGAGTACCGCAAGGGCGTCGAGGGCGTCTGA
- the uvrB gene encoding excinuclease ABC subunit UvrB — protein sequence MSDSSGTGGALTPDRPGADRRFRVDAPFDPAGDQPEAIEQLARGFREGMEKQTLLGVTGSGKTNTVSWTVEEIQKPTLVIAHNKTLAAQLYEEFKNLFPDNAVEYFVSYYDYYQPEAYVEQTDTYIDKDMSINEEIDRLRHSATRSLLTRDDVIVVASVSAIYGLGDPNNYTDMSLRLEVGDRMDRDDLLARLVDLNYERNDVDFQQGTFRVRGDTVEVFPMYGRYAVRIEFWGDEIDRMQKLDPFKGEVESDEPAVIVHPAEHYSIPEDQLEQAITEIEDLMEDRVGYFERQGDLVAAQRIEERTTFDIEMLQETGYCSGIENYSVHMSNRDPGDPPYTLLDYFPDDFLTVIDESHQTLPQIRGQFAGDKARKDSLVENGFRLPTAYDNRPLTFEEFEEKTDQTLYVSATPGDYEREHSEQIAEQIVRPTHLVDPKVEISDATGQVDDLMDRIQNRIERDERTLVTTLTKRMAEDLTEYLEEAGVDVAYMHDETDTLERHELIRDLRLGNIDVLVGINLLREGLDIPEVSLVAILDADQEGFLRSETTLIQTMGRAARNVEGEVVLYADETTDSMASAIEETQRRREIQTEFNEEHGHEPTTIEKEVGETNLPGSDSDSSRSSSEQPANEEEARERLEYLEDRMQEAADNLEFELAADIRDRMRGIREEFDAFEADEGVEPEADPLDDDGLAPPEDS from the coding sequence ATGAGTGATTCGTCCGGCACCGGCGGCGCACTGACCCCGGACCGTCCCGGCGCGGACCGCCGATTCCGCGTCGACGCCCCGTTCGACCCGGCCGGCGACCAACCCGAGGCCATCGAGCAGTTGGCGCGCGGGTTCCGCGAGGGCATGGAGAAACAGACGCTCCTCGGCGTCACCGGGTCGGGCAAGACGAACACCGTCTCCTGGACCGTCGAGGAGATACAGAAGCCCACGCTCGTTATCGCCCACAACAAGACGCTCGCCGCGCAGTTGTACGAGGAGTTCAAGAACCTCTTCCCCGACAACGCGGTGGAGTACTTCGTCTCCTACTACGACTACTACCAACCGGAGGCGTACGTCGAGCAGACGGACACCTACATCGACAAGGACATGTCGATAAACGAGGAGATAGACCGCCTGCGCCACTCGGCCACCCGGTCGCTCCTCACGCGCGACGACGTCATCGTCGTCGCGTCCGTCTCGGCCATCTACGGTCTCGGCGACCCGAACAACTACACCGACATGTCGCTCCGTCTGGAGGTGGGCGACCGGATGGACCGCGACGACCTGCTCGCCCGACTGGTCGACCTGAACTACGAGCGCAACGACGTCGACTTCCAGCAGGGGACGTTCCGCGTCCGCGGCGACACCGTCGAGGTGTTCCCGATGTACGGCCGCTACGCCGTCCGCATCGAGTTCTGGGGCGACGAGATAGACCGGATGCAGAAACTCGACCCGTTCAAAGGGGAAGTCGAATCCGACGAACCGGCCGTCATCGTCCACCCGGCGGAGCACTACTCCATCCCGGAGGACCAGTTAGAGCAGGCGATCACGGAGATAGAGGACCTGATGGAGGACCGAGTCGGCTACTTCGAGCGACAGGGTGACCTCGTGGCGGCCCAGCGAATCGAGGAGCGGACGACGTTCGACATCGAGATGCTGCAGGAGACGGGCTACTGCTCGGGCATCGAGAACTACTCGGTCCACATGTCGAACCGCGACCCGGGCGACCCGCCGTACACGCTCCTCGATTACTTCCCCGACGACTTCCTCACCGTCATCGACGAGTCCCACCAGACCTTGCCGCAGATACGGGGGCAGTTCGCCGGCGACAAGGCGCGGAAGGACTCGCTGGTCGAGAACGGCTTCCGCCTCCCGACGGCGTACGACAACCGCCCGCTGACGTTCGAGGAGTTCGAGGAGAAGACCGACCAGACGCTGTACGTCTCCGCGACGCCCGGCGACTACGAACGCGAGCACTCCGAGCAGATAGCCGAACAGATCGTCCGCCCGACGCACCTCGTCGACCCGAAAGTCGAAATCTCCGATGCGACTGGGCAGGTGGACGACCTGATGGACCGCATCCAAAACAGAATCGAACGCGACGAGCGGACGCTGGTGACGACGCTCACCAAGCGGATGGCCGAGGACCTCACCGAGTACCTCGAAGAGGCCGGCGTCGACGTGGCGTACATGCACGACGAGACTGACACGCTAGAGCGCCACGAACTCATCCGCGACCTGCGACTCGGGAACATCGACGTGCTGGTCGGCATCAACCTCCTGCGCGAGGGGTTGGACATCCCCGAGGTATCGCTCGTCGCCATCCTCGACGCCGACCAGGAGGGCTTCCTCCGTTCGGAGACGACGCTCATCCAGACGATGGGTCGGGCGGCGCGCAACGTCGAGGGCGAGGTCGTCCTCTACGCCGACGAGACGACCGACTCGATGGCCTCGGCGATAGAGGAGACGCAGCGACGCCGCGAGATTCAGACCGAGTTCAACGAGGAACACGGGCACGAACCGACGACCATCGAAAAGGAGGTCGGCGAGACGAACCTCCCGGGCAGCGACTCCGACTCCTCGCGTTCGTCCTCGGAGCAACCGGCGAACGAAGAGGAGGCGCGCGAACGCCTCGAGTACCTCGAAGACCGGATGCAGGAGGCCGCGGACAACCTCGAGTTCGAACTCGCGGCCGACATCCGCGACCGGATGCGGGGAATCAGAGAGGAGTTCGACGCGTTCGAGGCGGACGAGGGCGTCGAACCCGAGGCGGACCCGTTGGACGACGACGGCCTCGCCCCGCCCGAGGACTCCTGA
- a CDS encoding DUF3426 domain-containing protein, protein MTTSEGMGNESGTGTGDGDALDIDGEILDDSPAGLEVTDRELYQNESAVGLQGTVSNTGDVPYENVQVQVTLQDDQGEVLYEFIDEAETEATQTLAAGSEWQFDVVFEEANMEEVSSYTIELDGDEAESPGDETVGNGTGTGTSMNESS, encoded by the coding sequence ATGACCACGAGCGAGGGCATGGGTAACGAGTCCGGCACCGGTACCGGGGACGGCGACGCCCTCGACATCGACGGCGAGATTCTGGACGACTCCCCGGCCGGTCTGGAGGTCACCGACCGCGAACTCTACCAAAACGAGAGCGCCGTCGGCCTCCAAGGTACGGTCTCGAACACGGGCGACGTGCCCTACGAGAACGTGCAGGTTCAGGTCACGCTTCAGGACGACCAGGGCGAGGTGCTCTACGAGTTCATCGACGAGGCCGAGACGGAGGCGACCCAGACGCTCGCCGCCGGGTCGGAGTGGCAGTTCGACGTGGTGTTCGAGGAGGCGAACATGGAAGAGGTGTCGAGTTACACCATCGAACTCGACGGCGACGAAGCGGAGTCGCCCGGCGACGAGACCGTCGGTAACGGCACCGGCACCGGGACGTCGATGAACGAGAGTTCGTAA